The Malus domestica chromosome 10, GDT2T_hap1 genome contains a region encoding:
- the LOC103445932 gene encoding NAC domain-containing protein 71-like translates to MSVALMPTVAYIVHCRASQFSSSPEFCSLALSLSLSLSLSLSVFNFISLTLSESTAMAPMSLPPGFRFHPTDEELVAYYLDRKINGRTIELEIIPEVDLYKCEPWDLPDKSFLPSKDMEWYFYSPRDRKYPNGSRTNRATRAGYWKATGKDRAVNSQRRAVGMKKTLVYYRGRAPHGIRTNWVMHEYRLVDSVCGNGSSSIKDSYALCRVFKKTIQMPKSNKEYTPIGINNADNDSIWVSNEQLLGEDTSGINEGASRGIETDQDENDSNHDYPKFLSDTSSSDLTQGTPTETGIADDLQAPFASDEANSSADLYSFGVHCSSDLLQETYIPPNASSLNTYQFPYPPLELEDFPQINLAAETNTAKPEIIDKYMSYDKFKDYMNGSFEEIFSLCSSQDNSVALSMQD, encoded by the exons ATGTCTGTAGCTTTGATGCCAACAGTGGCCTATATAGTCCATTGTCGCGCAAGCCAGTTTAGTTCAAGTCCAGAGTTTTGCtcgctcgctctctctctctctctctctctctctctctctctctctgtgtttaACTTCATCTCTCTCACACTCTCAGAGAGTACTGCAATGGCACCCATGAGTCTTCCTCCTGGATTCAGATTCCACCCAACAGATGAAGAGCTTGTTGCTTACTATCTAGATCGAAAAATCAATGGTCGCACCATTGAGCTAGAAATTATCCCAGAGGTCGACCTCTACAAATGTGAGCCATGGGATTTACCTG ATAAGTCGTTTCTTCCGAGCAAAGACATGGAGTGGTACTTCTACAGCCCGAGGGATAGGAAGTACCCCAACGGGTCGAGAACGAATAGGGCTACTCGAGCTGGGTACTGGAAAGCGACTGGGAAAGACCGGGCGGTGAACAGTCAGAGGCGTGCTGTCGGCATGAAGAAGACATTGGTTTACTATAGAGGTAGAGCCCCCCATGGTATTAGAACCAACTGGGTTATGCATGAGTACCGGCTGGTCGATTCTGTGTGTGGCAATGGGTCATCATCTATAAAG GATTCTTACGCATTGTGCCGAGTGTTCAAGAAAACAATACAAATGCCCAAGAGTAACAAAGAATACACGCCGATTGGGATTAACAATGCAGACAATGATTCAATATGGGTCTCCAATGAACAATTGTTAGGGGAAGACACTAGTGGCATTAATGAGGGAGCTTCAAGAGGGATTGAAACTGATCAAGATGAGAATGATTCCAACCATGATTATCCCAAATTTCTATCTGACACCTCTTCTTCAGATCTCACTCAAGGCACACCTACTGAAACTGGCATAGCTGATGATTTACAAGCTCCATTTGCTTCTGATGAAGCAAACAGTTCAGCTGATCTATACTCTTTTGGTGTCCACTGCTCCTCAGATCTACTTCAG GAAACATATATACCGCCCAATGCGAGCTCACTGAATACCTATCAATTTCCTTACCCACCCTTAGAACTTGAAGACTTCCCGCAGATCAATTTAGCTGCAGAGACAAACACAGCAAAGCCAGAAATCATCGACAAGTACATGTCGTACGACAAGTTCAAGGATTACATGAATGGATCATTTGAAGAGATCTTCTCTTTATGTTCATCTCAAGACAACTCTGTGGCCCTCTCCATGCAAGACTAA
- the LOC103445933 gene encoding uncharacterized protein, which translates to MKAQFNLNRRKKEPKTREGRRDGATSWKSRMSILWEKSGTWRWIVNKTRDSKPFFLAFATVCGVVPGVIGYFVMQTTNSGNQQLEAELRRNARPESMRMGQVNKERLAEFLGELQRKENTNDRYVAALKGETLTRNPYVRIQPIPKPSNTEAEKEQK; encoded by the exons ATGAAAGCCCAATTCAACCTGaacagaaggaagaaggaaCCAAAAACCAGAGAAGGCAGAAGAGACGGAGCGACGAGCTGGAAGTCGAGAATGTCGATACTGTGGGAGAAGAGCGGGACATGGAGGTGGATAGTGAACAAGACCCGTGACTCGAAGCCCTTCTTCTTGGCCTTCGCCACCGTCTGCGGCGTCGTTCCGGGCGTTATTGGCTACTTCGTTATGCAGACGACCAACTCCGGAAACCAACAACTCGAGGCCGAGCTCCGCCGCAACGCCCGACCTGAATCCATG AGGATGGGGCAAGTGAATAAAGAAAGATTGGCAGAATTCCTTGGGGAGTTGCAGCGGAAAGAGAACACAAATGACCGCTATGTTGCTGCACTGAAAGGAGAGACATTGACTAGGAATCCATATGTGAGAATTCAACCAATTCCAAAGCCAAGCAACACCGAAGCTGAGAAGGAACAGAAGTAG